TGGAAGGCCCCACCACGGTGTTGTTGACGTTATTGCTCGCTGCGAGCTCCTTCGCGGTGGCCACGAATCAGCGCTCCTTCATGTCCATGTCGACGTTGCCCTTGAAGGAGGCACCGTCGGCGATGAGGATGCGTGGAGCCTTGATGTCGCCCACCACGCGGCAGTCCGTCTTCAGCTCCACCTTGTCGCTGGCGGAGATGTTGCCCGTCACCCGGCCGGCGATCTCCACGTTCTGCGTCTCGATGTCCGCCTCGACGACGCCGCTGCCCTCGACGTAGAGGCTCTCCTTGAGGGAGATCTTCCCCTTCACGGTGCCCTGGATGACCAGGTCCTCGTCTCCGGAAATCTCTCCGTCGATGACGATGCTCGAGCCAATGACCGTATTCGCCATGAGTGTTGTCCGCCCCTCTCGAAAGGTGTGTGCCGTGCGAAGCCCGGCGTGAAACTCAGATGTCGTCCGGCAGCTTCACGTCCATCTCGATGGAGCCGTTGAACACGGCCCCGTCCTCGATGACGATGCGCGGTGCCTTGATGTCACCAGCCACCTTGGCCGAAGCGTTGATGGCCACTCGGGTCGAGGCGTCGATGTTCCCGCTCGCCTCACCGTTGATGGTCAGCTCCTCGGCCCGGATGTCCGCCTGCACCTTGCCGGTGCTCTCGATGGTGAGGTGGTTCTTCAGGGCAATCTGCCCCTCCACCCTGCCCTCGATGACCAGGTCCCCACCTCCCGTGAGGTTGCCCTTGATGACAATGCCCTTGCCGATGATGCCCGTCTCACCCGTTGCCATGCGGTGACCTCACCCAGCGCCAGCTCCTCCAGAGGAGCCGCGCGACCTGATTATGTCAGAGATGCGCGGAGATCCAGCCGGAGATATCCCGGAACACTTCCGCCCGCCCCACCTCGTTGAGCGGCTCGTGGAGCATGCCGGGGTACTCCTTGAACTTCTTGTCCGCCGAAGTGGCCGTCTCGAAGAAGGTCCGGGCCGCCGCCGGGGCCGCCACGCCGTCCTCGGCCCCGCACAGCACGAACAGCGGGACTTGAATCTTCGGAGCCAGCAGCATTGCCTCGCCCTGGGCCTGGGTGGACTCCAGGAACCAGCGGGGCGTGACGATGGTGAGGTAGAGCGGGTCCTCGCGGGTGGCGCGCTGCACCTCCGGGTCCTTGCTCAGGTCCTCCACCGTCAGCTCCGTCTTGAGGGCCAGCCACGGCACCAGCCTGCCCACCGCGCGCGCGGCCAGCAGCTTCATGGCGGGGGGCGTAATGGCCAGCTTGAAGTAGGGGGCTGACAGCACCAGCCCGCTCAAGCCCTCCACCTTGTGGCTGCCCATCCACTTCACGGCCATCAGCGCGCCGTGGCTGTGGGCCAGCATGAAGGTCTTCTTGCCGCCCGCGTCCTTGCGCACCCGCGCCCAGAAGGCGTCCAGGTCGTCCACGAAGTGGGACCACTTCTCGGAGTAGCCCCGCCGTCCGTCCGCGCGGCCATGGCCCCGGTAGTCGAACCCGTGCACCGCGTAGCCGTCCGCCAGCAGCGCCTCCGCTACATACGTGTAGCGGCCGAAGTGGTCTCCGTAGCCGTGCACCACGGCCACGTGCGCGCGGGGCTCGCCGTCGGGGAAGCTCGACCGCCAGAACAGCCGCGTCCCATCCCTGCCGGTGAAGAAGCCTTCATCGTGGCGCGCCATAGGCGCATCAACTTAGCGGCCCGACGCACGCGTGGGTAGCGCCTTGAGCTTGCGCTCCAACACGGCGCGCTGGCCGGGGGGCTCGGCGGACTCAGGGTCCAGCGCCAATACCTCCAGGGCCCGGCGCCAGGCTCCCGCGGCATCCCCACTGCGCGAGGCGCGCTGGTAGGCGTCCCCCAGGTGCTCGAGGATGACGGGCTCGTCGGGCGACAGGGACGAGGCGCGCTCCAGCGCCTCCACCGCGCGCAGGTACTCGCCGCGCCGGAAGTACACCCAGCCCAG
This DNA window, taken from Pyxidicoccus xibeiensis, encodes the following:
- a CDS encoding bactofilin family protein; translation: MANTVIGSSIVIDGEISGDEDLVIQGTVKGKISLKESLYVEGSGVVEADIETQNVEIAGRVTGNISASDKVELKTDCRVVGDIKAPRILIADGASFKGNVDMDMKER
- the bacN gene encoding bactofilin BacN → MATGETGIIGKGIVIKGNLTGGGDLVIEGRVEGQIALKNHLTIESTGKVQADIRAEELTINGEASGNIDASTRVAINASAKVAGDIKAPRIVIEDGAVFNGSIEMDVKLPDDI
- a CDS encoding alpha/beta hydrolase, with the protein product MARHDEGFFTGRDGTRLFWRSSFPDGEPRAHVAVVHGYGDHFGRYTYVAEALLADGYAVHGFDYRGHGRADGRRGYSEKWSHFVDDLDAFWARVRKDAGGKKTFMLAHSHGALMAVKWMGSHKVEGLSGLVLSAPYFKLAITPPAMKLLAARAVGRLVPWLALKTELTVEDLSKDPEVQRATREDPLYLTIVTPRWFLESTQAQGEAMLLAPKIQVPLFVLCGAEDGVAAPAAARTFFETATSADKKFKEYPGMLHEPLNEVGRAEVFRDISGWISAHL